A genomic stretch from Oreochromis niloticus isolate F11D_XX linkage group LG11, O_niloticus_UMD_NMBU, whole genome shotgun sequence includes:
- the LOC100699736 gene encoding sulfotransferase family cytosolic 2B member 1 isoform X2, with amino-acid sequence MSLSEEMYLRYHGLIVPKETHSYESLEFAQGFKFEDDDVLAVTYPKSGTIWMQEILPLVLNGGDLTPIHTIPNWERVPWLEEKQLARVVAKLASPRALVSHLPYNFMPPSFCTSKAKVIYLMRNPKDIMVSSYYFHQMASFLEDPGTFDEFMDTFLEGKVLFGKWTDHVKSWRNSELGDRIMYITYEEMVQTRCLIVHCIVSVCVHTMRDRCNTELPLPPQNKYFNSHFLLSYFQLSYCALK; translated from the exons ATGTCGCTTTCTGAGGAGATGTACCTGCGCTATCACGGACTGATTGTGCCCAAGGAGACTCACTCTTATGAGAGTTTGGAGTTTGCTCAGGGATTCAAGTTTGAAGACGACGACGTCCTGGCTGTTACATACCCGAAGTCAG GTACAATCTGGATGCAGGAGATCCTCCCACTGGTGCTGAATGGGGGGGATCTGACCCCCATCCATACCATTCCTAACTGGGAGAGAGTCCCATGGCTGGAAGAGAAACAGCTGGCACGGGTGGTGGCTAAGTTGGCATCTCCACGGGCACTGGTCTCACATCTTCCCTACAACTTCATGCCCCCTTCCTTCTGTACCTCCAAAGCAAAG GTGATTTATCTCATGAGGAACCCAAAGGACATCATGGTGTCTTCATACTACTTCCACCAGATGGCCAGCTTCCTTGAGGATCCAGGAACGTTTGATGAGTTCATGGATACATTTCTTGAGGGCAAAG TGCTGTTTGGAAAATGGACAGACCACGTGAAGAGTTGGAGAAACAGTGAACTGGGAGACAGAATAATGTACATTACATATGAAGAAATGGTTCAG ACGCGGTGTCTCATAGTGCACTGCATTGTCAGTGTGTGCGTGCACACTATGAGAGACAGGTGTAACACAGAGCTGCCATTACCTCCACAgaataaatattttaactcACACTTTCTCTTGTCATATTTTCAATTGTCATATTGTGCATTGAAGTAA
- the tmem147 gene encoding BOS complex subunit TMEM147 isoform X3 produces the protein MTLFHFGNCFALAYFPYFITYKCSGLSEYNAFWRCVQAGATYLFVQLCKMLFLATFFPTWEGGVGAYDFVGEFMKATVDLADLLGLHLVMSRNAGKGEYKIMVAAMGWATAELVMSRCLPLWVGARGIEFDWKYIQMSFDSNISLVHYIATASVVWMFTRYDLPKSFRLPVTVLLALCVYKAFLMELFVHVFLLGSWTVLLVKAVLTGAISLCSLFLFVTLVHSN, from the exons ATGACACTTTTTCACTTTGGGAACTGTTTTGCTCTGGCCTATTTTCCGTACTTTATAACCTACAAGTGCAGTGGCCT CTCGGAGTACAATGCCTTCTGGAGATGTGTCCAAGCTGGAGCAACGTACCTGTTTGTCCAACTTTGTAAG ATGCTGTTTCTAGCCACATTTTTTCCCACGTGGGAAGGAGGAGTAGGAGCGTATGACTTTGTAGGG GAATTCATGAAAGCCACAGTGGACCTTGCAGACCTTTTAGGCCTCCATCTCGTTATGTCTCGCAACGCTGGCAAAGGAGAGTACAAGATCATGGTGGCTGCCATGGGCTGGGCAACAGCAGAGCTCGTGATGTCGAG GTGTCTTCCACTGTGGGTCGGAGCCAGAGGGATTGAGTTTGATTGGAAATACATCCAGATGAGCTTTGACTCAAACATTAGTTTG GTACATTACATTGCTACGGCATCAGTGGTATGGATGTTTACACGATACGACCTTCCAAAGAGCTTCAGGCTGCCTGTGACTGTGCTGCTGGCTCTCTGTGTCTACAAGGCCTTCTTAATGGA GTTGTTCGTTCATGTCTTCCTGTTGGGCAGCTGGACAGTGTTGCTGGTGAAAGCCGTGCTGACTGGGGCCATCTCTCTGTGCTCGCTTTTCCTCTTTGTCACTCTGGTTCACTCCAACTAA
- the tmem147 gene encoding BOS complex subunit TMEM147 isoform X2, translating into MDIRKKESGQRSTERERGETSTGEGEAEGEAEGEKGQQASSSQKEQGETEELQQMDQEAEEDQVITERGEQTGQERENDEAAAATHSTTGFDLGDKDTGPRQVKLRSYPHDTFGTQKRAFNHSWFEKHNWLEYSVNQNAAFCFPCRVFGKNIKHDSLVSDEGEDSPNGAFTCMELLKEFDPFLQKHNPPSNTQYFLPTSQNDTIDCCAQEVTSVIVSEMTKSKVYAIMADKARNENAEQLAVCVRYVSEGAVKERFLALAEIKSFDAQSIANEIQQQIQNNGLAELKCVAQTYDGAAVMSGSTGGVQAHFRRLHPEAIYVHFYTHQLNLVLCNTCKAVPEAVELFSLLECVYSFFSTSLVNHHKFIKTQAKLGLTKTELVQLSNTHWACQLQSISAVLETLPAILECLSAVGSPIAVGPRAKLYKFSAVYALLMFQLILSVTEGLHKFLQKETFGQKWVNDVIW; encoded by the exons ATGGATATACGCAAGAAA GAGTCAGGGCAGAGGagcacagagagggagaggggagaGACCTCTACTGGAGAG GGTGAGGcagaaggagaggctgaggGAGAAAAAGGTCAACAGGCAAGTTCAAGTCAGAAAGAgcaaggagagacagaggagctgCAGCAAATGGATCAAGAGGCAGAGGAAGATCAAGTTATTACAGAGAGAGGAGAGCAAACAGGCCAAGAGAGGGAAAATGATGAAGCAGCTGCAGCAACTCATTCTACTACAGGGTTTGATTTAGGTGACAAAGACACAGGGCCCAGACAGGTGAAGCTGAGGAGCTATCCACATGATACTTTTGGTACACAGAAGCGAGCATTTAACCACAGCTGGTTTGAAAAGCACAACTGGTTAGAATATTCAGTCAACCAGAATGCAGCTTTCTGCTTCCCATGTAGAGTGTTTggcaaaaacatcaaacatgatAGTTTGGTCAGTGATGAAGGTGAAGACAGCCCAAACGGAGCTTTTACGTGCATGGAGCTTTTAAAGGAGTTTGATCCTTTTCTTCAAAAACATAACCCCCCATCAAATACACAGTATTTCTTGCCAACATCCCAGAATGACACGATTGACTGTTGTGCCCAGGAAGTTACTAGTGTCATTGTATCTGAAATGACAAAGTCTAAAGTCTATGCCATCATGGCAGATAAGGCAAGGAATGAAAACGCAGAGCAGTTAGCTGTTTGTGTCAGGTACGTGTCAGAGGGGGCAGTGAAGGAGCGTTTCCTTGCACTAGCAGAGATAAAATCATTTGATGCCCAGTCCATTGCAAATGAGATTCAGCAGCAGATCCAAAACAATGGTCTTGCAGAACTTAAGTGTGTAGCACAAACATATGATGGTGCAGCCGTTATGAGTGGCTCCACTGGAGGTGTACAAGCACATTTTAGAAGGCTCCATCCTGAGGCTATCTATGTGCATTTTTATACTCATCAACTCAACCTGGTTTTGTGCAATACTTGCAAGGCTGTCCCAGAGGCTGTGGAGCTTTTCAGCTTGTTGGAGTGTGTGTATTCTTTCTTCAGCACCTCCCTAGTCAATCATCATAAGTTCATAAAGACTCAGGCAAAGCTTGGATTGACAAAAACTGAGCTTGTGCAACTTTCAAACACTCACTGGGCATGTCAGTTGCAATCAATCAGTGCAGTTCTTGAGACATTGCCAGCCATTTTGGAGTGCCTATCTGCAGTTGGATCCCCCATAGCTGTTGGTCCCAGAGCAAAGCTCTACAAGTTCTCAGCAGTCTATGCACTACTGATGTTTCAGTTGATTCTTTCTGTAACCGAAGGACTCCACAAATTCCTGCAGAAAGAGACTT TTGGCCAAAAATGGGTAAATGATGTAATTtggtaa
- the tmem147 gene encoding BOS complex subunit TMEM147 isoform X1 yields MDIRKKESGQRSTERERGETSTGEGEAEGEAEGEKGQQASSSQKEQGETEELQQMDQEAEEDQVITERGEQTGQERENDEAAAATHSTTGFDLGDKDTGPRQVKLRSYPHDTFGTQKRAFNHSWFEKHNWLEYSVNQNAAFCFPCRVFGKNIKHDSLVSDEGEDSPNGAFTCMELLKEFDPFLQKHNPPSNTQYFLPTSQNDTIDCCAQEVTSVIVSEMTKSKVYAIMADKARNENAEQLAVCVRYVSEGAVKERFLALAEIKSFDAQSIANEIQQQIQNNGLAELKCVAQTYDGAAVMSGSTGGVQAHFRRLHPEAIYVHFYTHQLNLVLCNTCKAVPEAVELFSLLECVYSFFSTSLVNHHKFIKTQAKLGLTKTELVQLSNTHWACQLQSISAVLETLPAILECLSAVGSPIAVGPRAKLYKFSAVYALLMFQLILSVTEGLHKFLQKETLDLAEAFICKQAV; encoded by the exons ATGGATATACGCAAGAAA GAGTCAGGGCAGAGGagcacagagagggagaggggagaGACCTCTACTGGAGAG GGTGAGGcagaaggagaggctgaggGAGAAAAAGGTCAACAGGCAAGTTCAAGTCAGAAAGAgcaaggagagacagaggagctgCAGCAAATGGATCAAGAGGCAGAGGAAGATCAAGTTATTACAGAGAGAGGAGAGCAAACAGGCCAAGAGAGGGAAAATGATGAAGCAGCTGCAGCAACTCATTCTACTACAGGGTTTGATTTAGGTGACAAAGACACAGGGCCCAGACAGGTGAAGCTGAGGAGCTATCCACATGATACTTTTGGTACACAGAAGCGAGCATTTAACCACAGCTGGTTTGAAAAGCACAACTGGTTAGAATATTCAGTCAACCAGAATGCAGCTTTCTGCTTCCCATGTAGAGTGTTTggcaaaaacatcaaacatgatAGTTTGGTCAGTGATGAAGGTGAAGACAGCCCAAACGGAGCTTTTACGTGCATGGAGCTTTTAAAGGAGTTTGATCCTTTTCTTCAAAAACATAACCCCCCATCAAATACACAGTATTTCTTGCCAACATCCCAGAATGACACGATTGACTGTTGTGCCCAGGAAGTTACTAGTGTCATTGTATCTGAAATGACAAAGTCTAAAGTCTATGCCATCATGGCAGATAAGGCAAGGAATGAAAACGCAGAGCAGTTAGCTGTTTGTGTCAGGTACGTGTCAGAGGGGGCAGTGAAGGAGCGTTTCCTTGCACTAGCAGAGATAAAATCATTTGATGCCCAGTCCATTGCAAATGAGATTCAGCAGCAGATCCAAAACAATGGTCTTGCAGAACTTAAGTGTGTAGCACAAACATATGATGGTGCAGCCGTTATGAGTGGCTCCACTGGAGGTGTACAAGCACATTTTAGAAGGCTCCATCCTGAGGCTATCTATGTGCATTTTTATACTCATCAACTCAACCTGGTTTTGTGCAATACTTGCAAGGCTGTCCCAGAGGCTGTGGAGCTTTTCAGCTTGTTGGAGTGTGTGTATTCTTTCTTCAGCACCTCCCTAGTCAATCATCATAAGTTCATAAAGACTCAGGCAAAGCTTGGATTGACAAAAACTGAGCTTGTGCAACTTTCAAACACTCACTGGGCATGTCAGTTGCAATCAATCAGTGCAGTTCTTGAGACATTGCCAGCCATTTTGGAGTGCCTATCTGCAGTTGGATCCCCCATAGCTGTTGGTCCCAGAGCAAAGCTCTACAAGTTCTCAGCAGTCTATGCACTACTGATGTTTCAGTTGATTCTTTCTGTAACCGAAGGACTCCACAAATTCCTGCAGAAAGAGACTTTAGACCTGGCAGAAGCTTTTATCTGTAAACAAGCTGTGTGA
- the LOC106098111 gene encoding piggyBac transposable element-derived protein 3, whose translation MHSESEDDEESAASEEEAASSVSSENDSITTSDEDYHPVPDSSSSASENDTETAVEAERLMAETVGEAADAGAPVAEWMSRSGNIEWFPTAEETMRYNPVPTGITPGPTLYAVARISTLRSAFDLFVTEEILQLLCTHTNLHGRRKCEDWRDVDDVEMRAYIGILILAGVYRSRREASRGLWADKTGRAIFRATMPLYRYAQISANIRFENKLTLPGRFRNDKLAAFRVLWEKWVARLHLLFNPGVDVCVDEQLVGFKGRCGFRQYMPKKPTKYGIKIWVTCDVATSYAWKMEIYTGKSPGSSQEVNQGMRVVLQLTEGLQGHTVTCDNFFTSFSLAEELLRRKLALVGTIRRNKPELPPQLVQLRQRKILSSLFAFTKTTMAVSYMPKRGKNVLLLSTKHREPAVSDGEKKKPAAILDYNRCKGGVDNVDKVVGTYSCRRRTGRWPLALFYNLLDVSAYNAFVLWKAVHPEWESTKTHQRRVFLEELGHMLVTPEIARRPCAPHSKAAAAIVAEIQQSESESEYDPQQHVLTPYKMRKRCELCINRRRTATTCSSCGKSVCKDHSAVVCVSCLP comes from the coding sequence ATGCACTCAGAAAGCGAAGATGACGAGGAATCCGCTGCATCTGAAGAAGAGGCTGCTTCTTCAGTCTCCTCAGAGAATGACAGCATCACTACCAGTGATGAGGATTACCATCCAGTGCCCGATTCCTCTTCTTCAGCAAGTGAGAATGATACAGAGACAGCAGTCGAGGCAGAGCGGCTAATGGCAGAGACGGTAGGAGAAGCGGCAGACGCCGGGGCGCCGGTGGCTGAGTGGATGTCTCGTTCTGGGAATATTGAGTGGTTTCCCACTGCTGAGGAGACCATGCGCTACAATCCAGTACCCACTGGTATCACTCCAGGGCCCACCCTGTATGCAGTTGCCCGCATTAGCACCCTGAGATCTGCATTTGACCTGTTTGTGACAGAAGAGATCCTTCAGCTGCTGTGCACCCACACAAACCTGCATGGGAGGCGAAAGTGTGAGGATTGGAGGGATGTGGATGATGTGGAGATGAGAGCGTACATTGGGATTTTGATTCTCGCTGGTGTCTACCGCTCAAGGCGTGAAGCATCGCGTGGTTTGTGGGCTGACAAGACCGGACGGGCAATATTCCGTGCTACAATGCCCCTCTACCGCTACGCCCAGATCAGCGCTAACATCCGCTTTGAGAACAAGCTCACCCTCCCGGGACGTTTCAGGAACGATAAGCTTGCTGCATTTCGCGTCCTGTGGGAAAAGTGGGTTGctcgtctccacctgctgttcaaTCCAGgagttgatgtgtgtgtcgatGAGCAGCTGGTTGGATTCAAAGGTCGGTGTGGATTTCGACAGTATATGCCCAAGAAGCCTACAAAATATGGCATTAAAATCTGGGTGACCTGTGATGTGGCAACCTCCTATGCTTGGAAGATGGAAATTTACACAGGAAAATCACCTGGAAGTTCCCAGGAAGTTAATCAGGGAATGAGAGTTGTGCTACAGCTGACAGAGGGGCTCCAAGGACACACTGTCACTTGTGACAACTTCTTTACATCATTCAGCTTGGCAGAGGAGCTGCTCAGAAGAAAACTAGCTCTGGTTGGCACAATCAGGAGAAACAAACCAGAGCTCCCTCCCCAGcttgttcagctgagacagaggAAGATTCTTTCATCTCTCTTTGCCTTCACCAAAACAACCATGGCAGTCTCCTACATGCCCAAGCGAGGGAAGAATGTGCTTCTTTTGAGCACAAAGCATAGGGAACCAGCAGTCAGTGATGGGGAAAAGAAGAAGCCAGCAGCAATCCTTGATTACAATAGGTGTAAAGGTGGAGTGGATAACGTAGACAAGGTTGTTGGCACCTACAGTTGTCGGAGGAGAACCGGTCGCTGGCCACTGGCTCTGTTCTACAATCTTCTGGACGTCTCAGCATACAATGCCTTTGTCCTGTGGAAAGCAGTGCATCCTGAGTGGGAGTCCACCAAGACCCACCAACGAAGGGTGTTCCTGGAGGAGCTGGGCCACATGCTGGTGACTCCAGAAATTGCAAGACGGCCTTGTGCCCCACACTCAAAAGCAGCCGCTGCTATTGTTGCTGAGATacagcagtcagaatcagaatcagagtaTGACCCAcagcaacacgttctcactccctaCAAAATGAGGAAAAGGTGCGAACTGTGTATAAACAGAAGAAGAACGGCAACCACTTGCTCCAGCTGTGGAAAGAGTGTCTGCAAAGATCACTCTGCTGTGGTTTGCGTGTCCTGCCTTCCCTGa
- the LOC109204091 gene encoding macrophage mannose receptor 1-like → MGKSNFKLALYLVLIAACGLEGSIERNTQIYMGKKNWTQARLFCQTNYVDLVTWDMINMNVMIPFLGKMNIPYIWIGLLRDPEDDSVWKSINLRTGKGVSGDDLSRTIKWASAQQDYCAVVGNDLMWYSAQCSSINNVYCSQGDVIQYHSVMLSWYDAVKYCMENYGYLATVTQVNSGDIDKGGWIGLYRVGGKTWNWTGSLGSSYRNWAPGQPVTADCGSVVASTGGWVAYACSKEFYPFCFVDNLVVVNENKTWEDALIHCRRMKTSCSGCKYDLLSLTDVSQYNYVRDRIYRATTDEAWIGLRFMGGKWFWLNGDKPGPKDMLPDCPPNWEHCGTLSKFDTNSMWMIRDCAERRNFVCIQVTP, encoded by the exons ATGGGAAAAAGCAACTTTAAACTGGCACTATACCTCGTACTCATTGCTGCCTGTGGCTTGGAAGGAAGCATTGAACGTAACACACAAATTTATATGGGGAAAAAGAACTGGACACAAGCACGACTATTCTGCCAGACAAATTATGTTGACTTGGTTACTTGGGACATGATAAATATGAATGTTATGATACCATTTTTGGGCAAAATGAATATCCCATACATTTGGATTGGTCTACTCAGAGATCCTGAAGATGACTCAGTCTGGAAGTCTATAAATCTAAG AACCGGTAAAGGTGTCTCAGGTGATGACCTCTCACGTACCATCAAATGGGCCTCTGCACAGCAGGACTACTGTGCAGTTGTAGGAAATGACCTCATGTGGTACAGTGCACAATGTTCAAGTATCAATAATGTCTACTGTTCCCAAGGTGATGTAATCCAGTACCACAGTGTTATGCTCAGTTGGTATGACGCTGTAAAGTACTGTATGGAAAACTATGGTTACCTAGCCACTGTCACCCAGGTAAACTCAGGTGATATTGACAAAGGGGGCTGGATTGGACTGTATCGAGTGGGGGGCAAGACCTGGAACTGGACGGGTAGTTTAGGATCTAGCTACAGAAACTGGGCACCAGGACAGCCAGTCACTGCAGACTGTGGCTCTGTAGTTGCTTCTACCGGAGGCTGGGTAGCCTATGCATGCTCTAAAGAGTTTTaccctttttgttttgttgacaACCTGGTGGTGGTGAATGAGAACAAGACATGGGAGGATGCCTTGATTCACTGCAGAAGGATGAAAACATCATGTTCTGGCTGTAAGTACGACCTCCTGAGCCTGACCGATGTCTCTCAGTACAACTATGTCAGAGACAGGATCTACAGAGCAACTACTGATGAG GCTTGGATTGGCTTGCGCTTCATGGGAGGAAAATGGTTTTGGTTAAATGGAGACAAACCAGGTCCCAAAGATATGCTGCCAGACTGTCCGCCCAACTGGGAACACTGTGGGACTTTGTCCAAATTTGACACAAACAGCATGTGGATGATCAGGGACTGCGCAGAAAGAAGAAACTTTGTCTGCATACAAGTAACCCCATAG
- the gapdhs gene encoding glyceraldehyde-3-phosphate dehydrogenase 2 — protein sequence MSDLCVGINGFGRIGRLVLRACLQKGIKVVAINDPFIDLQYMVYMFKYDSTHGRYRGEVSADNGKLVVDGQAISVFQCMKPAEIPWGSSGAKYVVESTGVFLSVEKASSHIQGGAKRVVVSAPSPDAPMFVMGVNEDKYDPSSMTIVSNASCTTNCLAPLAKVIHDSFGIEEALMTTVHAYTATQKTVDGPSAKAWRDGRGAHANIIPASTGAAKAVGKVIPELNGKLTGMAFRVPVADVSVVDLTCRLSKPASYAEIKEAVKKAAEGPLKGVLGYTEDQVVSSDFIGDTHSSIFDAGAGISLNDNFVKLISWYDNEYGYSNRVADLLLYMHSKE from the exons ATTTGGTCGCATTGGCCGCCTGGTCCTGAGGGCTTGCCTTCAGAAGGGCATCAAGGTTGTGGCCATCAATGACCCCTTCATTGACCTGCAGTACATG GTTTACATGTTCAAGTACGACTCCACCCATGGCCGTTACCGTGGTGAAGTGTCTGCAGATAATGGCAAACTTGTCGTCGATGGCCAAGCCATCTCTGTCTTCCAGTG TATGAAGCCAGCTGAAATCCCCTGGGGCAGCTCTGGAGCCAAATATGTTGTTGAGTCCACTGGAGTTTTCCTCAGTGTTGAGAAGGCCTCT TCTCACATCCAGGGTGGTGCAAAGCGTGTGGTTGTGTCAGCCCCCTCACCCGATGCTCCAATGTTTGTCATGGGAGTTAATGAGGACAAATACGACCCCTCCTCCATGACTATTGTCAG TAATGCCTCCTGCACCACCAACTGCCTGGCCCCCCTGGCCAAAGTCATCCACGATAGCTTTGGCATCGAGGAGGCACTCATG ACAACAGTCCACGCATACACAGCCACACAGAAGACAGTGGATGGTCCCAGTGCCAAGGCCTGGCGTGACGGCCGTGGTGCCCACGCAAACATCATTCCAGCTTCCACTGGTGCTGCCAAGGCAGTGGGCAAAGTCATTCCTGAACTCAATGg TAAGCTGACAGGCATGGCATTCAGGGTGCCAGTGGCCGATGTGTCAGTGGTGGATCTGACATGCCGTCTCTCCAAGCCTGCTTCATATGCTGAGATTAAGGAAGCCGTCAAGAAGGCCGCCGAGGGACCCTTGAAAGGAGTGCTGGGTTACACCGAGGACCAG GTGGTGTCCTCTGATTTCATCGGTGATACCCATTCCTCCATCTTTGATGCTGGTGCTGGCATCTCCCTCAATGACAACTTTGTCAAGCTCATTTCCTG GTATGATAATGAGTACGGCTACAGCAACCGCGTTGCCGACCTGCTGCTGTACATGCACTCCAAGgagtag